A region of the Synechococcus sp. PCC 7502 genome:
ACAGTTCCTTCAAATCTTACCCAGATTTTAGAATGTAATGTAACTTGCTTATGTTCATAGGACATCACAACTTCTTGGAAATTAGCAAAATACCGACCTTCTCCAACTTGGGTATCTGGATTACTTGCTGTTAAGTAATAGCAGCCTAAAACCATATCTTGACTGGGGGCAACAATAGGTCTGCCCGTAGCTGGTGAGAGGATATTATTAGAAGCAAGCATTAGTAACCTTGCCTCAGCCTGAGCTTCAATAGATAAAGGCACATGAACCGCCATTTGATCTCCATCAAAGTCAGCATTAAATGCAGGACAGACCAATGGATGAAGCTGAATTGCTCGACCCTCGACTAAAATTGGCTCGAAGGCTTGGATTCCCAAACGGTGAAGTGTTGGAGCCCGATTCAACATAACTGGGTGATCTCGGATTACATCTTCTAAAACATCCCAAATGGCTGGGTCATTACGCTGAATCATTTTTTTCGCTGCTTTGATGTTATTCACCAAGTTCATCCTGATTAAACGATGAATAACAAAAGGTTGAAATAACTCAATTGCCATTTCCTTGGGTAATCCGCACTGATGAATTTTTAAGCTGGGACCAACCACAATTACGGAACGACCAGAATAATCAACCCGCTTTCCTAAAAGATTTTGACGAAACCGCCCCTGTTTACCTTCGATAATGTCAGATAACGATTTTAGAGGACGATTGTTTGCTCCAACTACTGTTCTTCCTCTACGTCCATTATCGATTAAGGCATCTACAGCCTCCTGAAGCATTCGCTTTTCATTACGCACAATAATTTCTGGTGCTAGAATTTCCTGCAGACGAGCCAGACGATTATTTCTATTAATAACACGGCGATAAAGATCGTTAAGATCACTAGTAGCAAAACGACCACCATCTAGTTGCACCATGGGTCTCAAGTCTGGAGGAATAACAGGAATATACTCTAGTACCATCCACTCAGGACGAGAACCTGTTGCCACAAAGTTATCAACAACTCGTAAACGTTTAATTAGCTTTGCGCGTTTTTGTCCCTTAGAACTAGAAATTTCTTCACGGAGCTTTTCTGCTTCTTGTTCAAGGTTAATATTATTCAGAAGCTGTTGTACCGCCTCTGCACCAATTCCTACCTCAATTCCATCTAACTGAGAACCCTCGGCGTAAATTTCATCCTCCAGCTGTATCCACTGATCTTCACTAAGCAGTTGTTTATAGGATAAATTGGGAGCATTGCCTACATCAAGAACCACATAGGCATTGAAGTAAACAATTTGTTCAACATCTCGCAATGGCATATCCAGAAGAGTTGCCATATAGCTGGGAATACCCTTGAGATACCAAACATGAGTTACTGGAGCCGCTAAGGCAATAAATCCCATACGGTGACGGCGGACTCTTGATTCCGTAACTTCAACACCACAACGTTCACAAACTATTCCACGATGGCGGACTCGCTTATACTTACCGCAGTGACATTCCCAATCTTTAGCAGGACCAAAAATACGCTCACAGAACAATCCATCCATTTCTGGCTTGAGAGTACGATAGTTGATAGTCTCAGGTTTTGTAACTTCCCCCACAACTTGACCATTGGGAAGTGTACGTTCTCCCCACTGCCTAATTCTTTCAGGGGAAGCCAAACCAATTTTGACATAATCAAAGCGTTGTTCCACTTTTGTCATGAGTAAAGCTTCCTATGATTCTTTTGAGTAATTTGGATAATATTTATCAGATAAAATATTCAGATAAAATCTATGAAATTGAGTTTAGATAGAAGTCAGTATTGATGAGAGCAATTAATCTTCATCATCTTTGTTGTAAGACTCATAGGTAGGGCGGGCAGGCACACGTCTTGTACTAATATCGACCATTAAGTCAACCTCTGTATCCTTATTCTTTCCATCTTCTCTTGATTCCAGTTTATGAACCGATACATCAAGACATAGTGATTGCAACTCTCGTACCAGTACCTTGAATGATTCTGGAGTACCAGGTCGAGGAATTGCTTTGCCTTTGACGATCGCATTTAAGGATTCATTACGTCCAGTCATATCATCAGACTTAACGGTTAAAAGCTCTTGCAAAGTATATGCTGCACCAAATGCCTCTAAAGCCCATACTTCCATCTCTCCAAATCTTTGTCCTCCTTGCTGTGCTTTACCACCTAAAGGTTGCTGAGTAACTAAAGAATAAGGACCAGTGGAACGAGCATGAATCTTATCATCAACAAGGTGAACTAGCTTAAGCATATATGCCTTACCCACCGTTACAGGCTGATCAAAAGGCTCACCCGTTCGTCCGTCATATACGGTAAGCTTCCCAGGATTTTCGGGATTAAAGAGCCATTCATCTCCTGTTTCACGCTGAGCTTGAGCTAATTGTTCATGCACCGAGGCTCTAGACATCTCTTCTCCATGCATTTCATCAAAAGGAGTAATCTTAAATCTGACATCCCTATTTTCTCCTGCCCATGCCAATAAGCACTCAAATACCTGTCCCACATTCATCCGTGAAGGTACCCCTAAAGGATTTAAGACAATATCTAAGGGTGTTCCATCTTCAAGGTATGGCATATCTTCCTTAGATAGGATGCGGGAGATAATCCCTTTATTACCATGCCTACCAGCCATTTTATCGCCAACTTGGATTTTACGCTTTTGAGCAACATAGACTCTAACAACCATATTGGCTCCAGGTGGGAGTTCATCACCTTGTTCACGGGTAAATACCCGCACATCGACTACCCGACCTTTTTCACCGTTGGGAACTCTTAAAGAATTATCCCTAACGTCTCTAGCTTTTTCCCCAAAAATTGCTCTGAGTAGCTTTTCTTCAGGAGGCTGATCAGATTCACCTTTGGGAGTAACTTTACCAACAAGAATATCTCCAGCTTCGACCCATGCCCCAGTCCGAATAATACCCTGTTCATCAAGTTGACGGAGCGTATCTTCCCCAACATTAGGAATTTCTCGAGTAATTTCTTCCGGTCCTAGCTTGGTTTGACGAGCCTCAATTTCAAATTTTTCAATGTGAATGGAGGTGTAAACATCATCATAAACTAGACGTTCGTTGATCA
Encoded here:
- a CDS encoding DNA-directed RNA polymerase subunit gamma — its product is MTKVEQRFDYVKIGLASPERIRQWGERTLPNGQVVGEVTKPETINYRTLKPEMDGLFCERIFGPAKDWECHCGKYKRVRHRGIVCERCGVEVTESRVRRHRMGFIALAAPVTHVWYLKGIPSYMATLLDMPLRDVEQIVYFNAYVVLDVGNAPNLSYKQLLSEDQWIQLEDEIYAEGSQLDGIEVGIGAEAVQQLLNNINLEQEAEKLREEISSSKGQKRAKLIKRLRVVDNFVATGSRPEWMVLEYIPVIPPDLRPMVQLDGGRFATSDLNDLYRRVINRNNRLARLQEILAPEIIVRNEKRMLQEAVDALIDNGRRGRTVVGANNRPLKSLSDIIEGKQGRFRQNLLGKRVDYSGRSVIVVGPSLKIHQCGLPKEMAIELFQPFVIHRLIRMNLVNNIKAAKKMIQRNDPAIWDVLEDVIRDHPVMLNRAPTLHRLGIQAFEPILVEGRAIQLHPLVCPAFNADFDGDQMAVHVPLSIEAQAEARLLMLASNNILSPATGRPIVAPSQDMVLGCYYLTASNPDTQVGEGRYFANFQEVVMSYEHKQVTLHSKIWVRFEGTVEGDGADDTPLSEIIDESGYKLKTYPFRRVREDQSGKVVSQYILTTPGRIIFNQSIYSSLAV